A genomic stretch from Georgenia muralis includes:
- a CDS encoding DEAD/DEAH box helicase encodes MSTTTGAALNVLLDDLEDAAGTTPDAIYEAFTSWAAASGLPPYPHQEEALMSLVAGDHVILATPTGSGKSLVAMGALFTALATGRTGYYTAPLKALVSEKFFDLVDLFGSANVGMVTGDSAINPGAPIICCTAEILANQALRDGGAGADGDALVCMDEFHFYADPQRGWAWQVPLLELTGAQFLLMSATLGDVSFFATDLRRRTGTDVVVVADAERPVPLTYAYSVEPIQDLLLELVQTHRSPVYVVHFAQKDAVERAQSLTSVQVATREQRDRVADALGDFRFGPGFGVILSRLLRHGVGVHHAGMLPRYRRLVERLTQQGLLGVVCGTDTLGVGINVPIRTVVVTSLTKYDGERSRHLTAREFHQIAGRAGRAGFDTTGEVIVQAPDHVIENAKALAKAGDDERKRRKIVRKKAPAGAVNWTDKTFERLRDADPEPLTSQFHVTHTMVLSVLARPGDPVAAMYRLLTDNHEPERERNPHLRRAVEIYRSLRTAGVVEHAPASWRREHPGEPYVRLTVDLPRDFALNAPLSPFALAALDLLDPDHPDFALDVVSVIEATLEDPRPLLYAQQRAAKGEAVGAMKAEGLEYDERMALLEDVTWPQPLAELLGAALVTYRRTNPWVSDYELHPKSVVREMVEQAMTFSELVSRYQLARSEGVVLRYLTDAYRALRQVVPDAARTEEVAAIIDWLGELVRSVDSSLLDEWEALAAGAAAAAGAVAVFDDTPTAVERRFGAAADGVVAFTRNRHAFRVAVRNALFRRVELAAREAYEVLGRLDGDAGWDAERWSGTLDGYWREYDWLGTGPEARSATLVDIDEHPTDADVPDGAPRPGVRTWLARQTFDDPAGDHDWGVTALVDLDASDAAGTAVVRVVAVGPR; translated from the coding sequence ATGTCCACCACCACCGGCGCCGCCCTCAACGTGCTCCTCGACGACCTCGAGGACGCCGCCGGCACCACCCCCGACGCGATCTACGAAGCCTTCACCTCCTGGGCGGCGGCGTCCGGCCTGCCGCCCTACCCCCACCAGGAGGAGGCGCTGATGTCGCTGGTGGCCGGCGACCACGTCATCCTCGCCACGCCCACCGGCTCCGGGAAGTCCCTCGTGGCCATGGGCGCGCTGTTCACCGCCCTGGCCACCGGACGCACGGGGTACTACACCGCGCCGCTCAAGGCGCTGGTGAGCGAGAAGTTCTTCGACCTCGTCGACCTGTTCGGCTCGGCGAACGTCGGCATGGTCACCGGCGACAGCGCCATCAACCCCGGCGCCCCGATCATCTGCTGCACCGCGGAGATCCTCGCGAACCAGGCGCTGCGCGACGGCGGTGCGGGCGCCGACGGCGACGCCCTCGTGTGCATGGACGAGTTCCACTTCTACGCCGACCCCCAGCGCGGCTGGGCGTGGCAGGTGCCGCTCCTCGAGCTCACCGGCGCCCAGTTCCTCCTCATGTCGGCCACCCTGGGCGACGTCTCGTTCTTCGCCACGGACCTGCGCCGCCGCACGGGCACCGACGTCGTCGTCGTCGCCGACGCCGAGCGGCCCGTGCCGCTGACGTACGCGTACTCCGTCGAGCCGATCCAGGACCTCCTGCTCGAGCTCGTCCAGACCCACCGGTCCCCCGTGTACGTCGTCCACTTCGCCCAGAAGGACGCCGTGGAGCGGGCCCAGTCGCTCACCTCGGTCCAGGTCGCCACCCGCGAGCAGCGCGACCGGGTCGCCGACGCCCTCGGGGACTTCCGGTTCGGGCCGGGCTTCGGGGTGATCCTCTCCCGGCTGCTGCGCCACGGCGTCGGGGTGCACCACGCCGGCATGCTGCCGCGCTACCGCCGCCTCGTCGAGCGCCTCACCCAGCAGGGCCTGCTCGGCGTCGTGTGCGGCACCGACACCCTCGGCGTGGGCATCAACGTCCCGATCCGCACCGTGGTGGTGACGTCCCTGACGAAGTACGACGGCGAGCGGTCCCGCCACCTCACGGCCCGGGAGTTCCACCAGATCGCCGGGCGCGCCGGGCGCGCCGGGTTCGACACCACCGGCGAGGTCATCGTCCAGGCGCCGGACCACGTCATCGAGAACGCCAAGGCGCTGGCCAAGGCCGGTGACGACGAGCGCAAGCGCCGCAAGATCGTGCGCAAGAAGGCGCCCGCCGGGGCGGTGAACTGGACCGACAAGACCTTCGAGCGGCTGCGCGACGCCGACCCGGAGCCACTGACGAGCCAGTTCCACGTCACCCACACGATGGTGCTGTCCGTCCTCGCCCGGCCGGGCGACCCCGTCGCCGCGATGTACCGCCTCCTCACCGACAACCACGAGCCGGAGCGCGAGCGCAACCCCCACCTGCGGCGGGCGGTGGAGATCTACCGGTCGCTGCGCACCGCCGGCGTCGTCGAGCACGCCCCGGCGTCCTGGCGCCGGGAGCACCCCGGCGAGCCCTACGTGCGCCTCACCGTCGACCTCCCGCGGGACTTCGCCCTCAACGCCCCGCTGTCACCGTTCGCCCTGGCCGCCCTCGACCTGCTCGACCCCGACCACCCCGACTTCGCCCTCGACGTCGTCTCCGTCATCGAGGCCACCCTCGAGGACCCCCGGCCCCTGCTCTACGCCCAGCAGCGCGCAGCGAAGGGCGAGGCCGTCGGCGCGATGAAGGCCGAGGGCCTGGAGTACGACGAGCGCATGGCGCTCCTCGAGGACGTCACCTGGCCGCAGCCGCTCGCCGAGCTCCTCGGGGCGGCGCTGGTCACCTACCGGCGGACCAACCCGTGGGTCTCGGACTACGAGCTGCACCCCAAGTCGGTGGTCCGCGAGATGGTCGAGCAGGCCATGACGTTCTCCGAGCTCGTCTCGCGCTACCAGCTCGCCCGCTCCGAGGGGGTGGTCCTGCGCTACCTCACCGACGCCTACCGGGCGCTGCGGCAGGTGGTCCCCGACGCCGCCCGCACCGAGGAGGTCGCCGCGATCATCGACTGGCTCGGCGAGCTCGTGCGCTCGGTCGACTCCTCCCTCCTGGACGAGTGGGAGGCCCTGGCCGCCGGCGCCGCCGCCGCGGCGGGCGCGGTCGCCGTGTTCGACGACACCCCCACCGCCGTGGAGCGGCGCTTCGGCGCCGCCGCCGACGGCGTCGTGGCGTTCACGCGCAACCGGCACGCGTTCCGCGTCGCCGTGCGCAACGCGCTCTTCCGCCGGGTCGAGCTCGCCGCCCGGGAGGCCTACGAGGTCCTCGGCCGTCTCGACGGCGACGCCGGGTGGGACGCCGAGCGGTGGTCCGGCACCCTGGACGGCTACTGGCGCGAGTACGACTGGCTCGGCACCGGGCCCGAGGCGCGCTCGGCCACCCTGGTCGACATCGACGAGCACCCGACCGACGCCGACGTGCCCGACGGCGCCCCGCGCCCGGGGGTGCGGACCTGGCTGGCGCGTCAGACCTTCGACGACCCGGCCGGGGACCACGACTGGGGCGTCACCGCCCTGGTGGACCTCGACGCCTCGGACGCGGCGGGGACCGCCGTCGTCCGGGTCGTGGCCGTGGGGCCGCGCTGA